The genomic region CCCGGTCATGGTCGCCGTGCTTCAGATGAATCCGACCATGGACATGTCGCAGTGGCTGCTCGTTACCCTAACGGCTGGCGTTGGGGGCAGCATGTTGTCCATCGGCTCCGCTGCTGGCGTGGCGCTCATGGGTCAAGCGCGCGGAATGTACACGTTCTTCGGCCACCTGAAGTGGACGCCGGTCATTGCACTTGGTTACGCCGCGAGTATCTGGATTCACCTCATGGTTAACAGCGGGTACGAGGGCATCATGCCGTGATGATGGTTGAGCACGATTCAGGTATAGTATCTGGGGCCGTATCTGGTGGACAAGTAACAGTGTTCTCTTGATCGTTTTTTTTCTAAGGGTGTTACTTATTTTCAATTACTGGCAATGATTTGTGATCAATCTCTCATCTATTCTTTTTACCCTTTACCACAGGTAATCGTCAGAAAGCCTTCCTAAATTTCCTGTCATGCGGATAACAAAGGTCTATACACGAACTGGCGATGACGGTACTACTGGATTGGCTAAAGGAGAGCGCTTGTCCAAGGACTCTCCTCGCATAGTAGCTTTTGGAGCATTGGATGAAATCAATGCCTCCATTGGTGTCTGTCTTTCTGAATCACTGCTAGACGAAATCTCAAGGGTGCTTAAGAAAATTCAGCATGTATTGTTCAACATTGGTGGTGAATTGGCAGTGGTAGATGAGGAATTGAATTTGATTTCCCAAGATGATATCAACGATTTGGAAAAAGCCATATATTTACTTAACGATTCTCTTCCAACATTGAAAGAGTTTGTCATCCCACGAGGCTCAAGAGGGACGGCGTACCTACATCAGGCTAGAGTAGTATGCCGCAGATCTGAACGGGATCTTGTGAAATTAAGTCACAAGGAAGAGATTAATCCGCTTCATATTCAATATCTGAACCGCCTGTCGGACTACCTATTTGTGGCGGCCCGGTATCAGAACATGAAAGATGGTGGCGGAGAGGGGATGTGGGAGAAGAGCGCCTGATCTCCTTTCTTTGAGAAATCTTGTTCGTTAGCCTCTGAGACGCCATCTCCCATCAGCTAAGAAGACTTCGTGAGACTGGACTGGTTAAGAAGTGGCAGTAAGGTCTAACAATTTATTATCGCCTTTCACCGGAGGATGAGTGGGTGGAAGCCTTTCGATCATTGGAGTGCGTTTTGGGATCCTCGATGGTACTGATGGCGTCAGAAGTTTCTTGATGCGGTAGGACATTGGTGGGTAAATTCTCTTTTGAAATGAGGCAAGTTTTTTCATTTCTTTTAGTGTTGGTCTTTGCCGTGGGGCTTACCATTCCGTTCATCCCAACCGATGGTTGTGATCACGTCTGCTGTGAAAAGGCAGAAATGTGCTGTGCTAAGAAGGTGCCAGTCCAGGCATGTGGTATGACGGATGGTGAAGACAACCGAGCTCCGGTCCTCTTGGTTTTCACACCAAAACCCCCCAAGACGAGGCTCGCCCGGTTGATAGTCTTCGAACGGATTGGCATATGCGATGTGGCGGAAGAAACTTCCCCTCTGCTCCGAGCCGAGTATTTTCCCGGTGAATTTCGAGAATCGGCAACGACCCCCCTTTATTATCTCTTCCGTACTCTTCTAATTTAGCTGTCCCACGGCGGAAGAAGTCCTGACCGTGGTCAGGGGAATCCGCTTGCGATGTTGGAACGGTGTCCCCGTCTTCGAAGGAAGAGGGGCCTGTTTAGTTTTTAACAGGAAAAAAATGGAAAGTCCATTTCATATATATAATGCGACATAGCAGAATGAGAAAAATTGTATTCCTCTGGATCAGTATCATGTTTCTGGCAGGATGCGTGACCCTGCCCAGAGGATACGCTGACGCTGAATTAGAGTCATCCATCAGAGAGAGACTGAAAGACGACTTCAAAATCCCGGTTGATGAAGCGCGGGTCCAAGCTATTCAGGTCACGACCGATACCCTAGTGACGCTAGATGAAGCCGTCGGGATTGCACTCTCCAACAATCCCTCTATCCTGGCACTCTACGCCGAGCTCTCCATCGCCAAGGCGGAGGCGGTCGGTGCTATGCTTCCGGATAATCCCATCCTACGTGGCGAGTTCCTGGTTACTTCCGACAATGCCGGAGAGAAGACGGCCATCGCTGTGAGTCAGGATTTGGTCGATCTGCTTTTGATGCCTCTCAAGAAACGTGTGGCTAAGGGGCGGATAGATCAGAGAAGACTCAACATTGCTTACGAGATTCTCGATGCTGTTGCCGTGGTGAAGAAAAGTTACCTCGAGTACCAGCGGGATCAACAGATTCTGGAGTTGCACCGATCGGTGGTTGTGACGGCTGAGGCTGAGGCGGAACTCAGCAAGAGGCAATTCGGCGAGGGAAACATTAACGCCCTTGATCTCGCCCGCCATCAGGACGTTCTGCACGATGCGATATTGGAACTGATGCGTGCCGAAGCGGAAGTTCGTCACAGCAAGGAGCTAGTGAGGAGGTTACTGAGTTTCGACATTGATAGAGATTGGACTGTGGAGAAAGATTTCCCCGGACTTCCGTCACGCGTATGGACTGCTGAGGAACTCCTCGTCTTGGGGCACGGCCTGCGACTTGATCTGGCGGCGGCGGAGAAGAGAGTGGAAGTCCTGAAATCGGAGGTCCCTCTCGCCAGATTCAATGCGGTGATTGATGTGGAGGCCGGTATCGGTCGTGAAAAAGAGTCCGATCAGCTGGGAAAGACGGGGCCCGAGATCGGGATCGCGCTCCCGCTATTTGACCGTGGTCAGGCGGATGCATCGAGACTGAGATTCGAGATTGTTCAGGCGGAGAATCAGGTGGAAGCGATTTTTCGCGACATTGAGCGTGAGATCTTGACCACCCACAGCCAACTACAAACAGAAAGGGAAAGTACTGAGTATTACCGGCAGGTCATTCTTCCCATGAAGCGAAGCGTGTTGGAGGCGGCACAAGCGCACTATAATTTTATGCTCATTGGAGTGTACGATCTTCTACAAGCGAAGAAGGATCAGATCTCTGCTCAGCAACGGCATATCGAGACTTTGGCGGAGTATTGGATCAAGTACGCTGAATTAGAGAGGGCTGTTGGTGGTGCGCTTCCCGTGGATAATGCGACTCAACATTGAAGGAGAAGAGAAAATGAAGCATACTCTGAGTACCATTTTATCAATCATTTGCGGGCCGGGAGCCATTGTGTTCGGGCTTCTTTCAGTAAGCTTGGGGGGTATCCGGGCTGGCGAGTTGCCGTATACACCCGTGGTGACGCCCAACGGGACTACCATCGAGTGGAAGATTGTAGAAGGCGTCAAAGAGTTCCGCTTGACCGTAGAGGAGA from Candidatus Neomarinimicrobiota bacterium harbors:
- a CDS encoding cob(I)yrinic acid a,c-diamide adenosyltransferase, with the translated sequence MRITKVYTRTGDDGTTGLAKGERLSKDSPRIVAFGALDEINASIGVCLSESLLDEISRVLKKIQHVLFNIGGELAVVDEELNLISQDDINDLEKAIYLLNDSLPTLKEFVIPRGSRGTAYLHQARVVCRRSERDLVKLSHKEEINPLHIQYLNRLSDYLFVAARYQNMKDGGGEGMWEKSA
- a CDS encoding TolC family protein; amino-acid sequence: MRHSRMRKIVFLWISIMFLAGCVTLPRGYADAELESSIRERLKDDFKIPVDEARVQAIQVTTDTLVTLDEAVGIALSNNPSILALYAELSIAKAEAVGAMLPDNPILRGEFLVTSDNAGEKTAIAVSQDLVDLLLMPLKKRVAKGRIDQRRLNIAYEILDAVAVVKKSYLEYQRDQQILELHRSVVVTAEAEAELSKRQFGEGNINALDLARHQDVLHDAILELMRAEAEVRHSKELVRRLLSFDIDRDWTVEKDFPGLPSRVWTAEELLVLGHGLRLDLAAAEKRVEVLKSEVPLARFNAVIDVEAGIGREKESDQLGKTGPEIGIALPLFDRGQADASRLRFEIVQAENQVEAIFRDIEREILTTHSQLQTERESTEYYRQVILPMKRSVLEAAQAHYNFMLIGVYDLLQAKKDQISAQQRHIETLAEYWIKYAELERAVGGALPVDNATQH